In Sesamum indicum cultivar Zhongzhi No. 13 linkage group LG1, S_indicum_v1.0, whole genome shotgun sequence, the sequence CGGCCTAAGAGTCTGAGCAGGATGGCTCGGGAAGCTGCGGACAAGTGCAGCCAAGAAGACGAGCGGGAGAGATTTCTGAAGTTGGAGCAGCTCGCTTTGCACTGGGAGGAAGCCCGGGGGTTTACAGCGGGCTCTCAATCGCACCCCACGAAGCCCACGAGGTGGGACGGCTCCACGAGTTCGGTGCTTTTTGCTGAGGCTGAGGGAGAGCCTTTTGACGTGTACAACTCGCTGACATCACTTCGCGATCAGGGCTCTTTGGTAACGACCAATCCTGTTCGGGTCGAGCAATTCGGTGCCCACGCTATGCTACAGGTAAATTTCTATCCCGGCTGCCCTTATCTACCCGAACTCATATGTTAATGGTCTTGCAGGGTCTAACATTTCTCCGGAGCTTGTCGCTGAAATGCACCTCTTACCGCAAGAACTACATCAAATCTGACAAGAAGGTGCAAGAGCTTCAGGCCCGAGTGGTGGAACTGGACAATCAAGCCCTGAAGCACGCGGATGAACTGTTGTCCTATGCTGAGCAAATCAAACGGTTGTCGGGCGAGCTCGATGTTGCTAGGAAGGAGAGGGAGATCGCCATATCTGAAAGGGACGTTGCCTTGACCGAAGGCAGGAGAGAGGGGTTCGACGCTGGTCGCGAGGCCGGACTGGCAGAGGGTCATACGAGGGGTTTTGAAAAGGGCCAATCCGGTCGCATCCTTCTGGAAGAGCACCAGAAACTCCTAGCTAACTCCCGTATGGCTGCTGTCCGTGATTTCTTGAAGACGGACACTTTCACGACTGCCTTGGAGCTCAAAACTACTGACTCGTTTGCCAAAGGCTATAAGACCTGCGAGTACCAAATCGAGAAACTCGGAGGGTTTTCAGAGTCTTTTGATCGCAGCCGATTGGATATCACTCTCGATGGCGATCTCCAGCCTTATCCCCCGGACCCCGAATTGAAAGATGACGAGTTCATGGTCCTTCGTGCGGAGATGGAAGCTGAAGCCGATGCGGAGGGCAAAGATGATGAAGCTTAGACTCCTTTTGATAGgatttttggtcttttttgtATGGCCTCCTCTTTTTGTATGACCCCTTCTTCCCCTCGAtacatactaacttgtacatTTTCTGGGGGAATCGATCCATGGGTCATATCGAAACTGTAAATGTTCCATTCGTTAATGAGATTACTCTTTCTATCTGATGTTTTTCATAACCAGTTTATGTCTTCGCATGCAACATTCTGCCTTCGCGTACTGGGAATTTGTCTTCCGAGATGGTATTTGGATACACCCTTTTCAGTTTTGTAtcttggacgcgtctttttcagttcgcgtttggTTTggaatgcgtctttttcagttcgcatttttggacgcgtctttcTCAGTTCGCGTTTGGTTTcgaatgcgtctttttcagttcgcatttttggacgcgtctttcTCAGTTCGCGTTTGGTTTcgaatgcgtctttttcagtttgtatttttggacgcgtctttcTCAGTTCGCGTTTGGTTTcgaatgcgtctttttcagttcgcattttttggacgcgtctttcTCAGTTCGCGTTTGGTCTTGGCGGGTTGGCATGTTGCGatttagaaaaaagataagCGACGAAATGAGTTTATAAACCAAATGAACATGAAAGGGCATAACAAAGCTGCGCATAGTTTTATAAATCGAGTTAACACGAGTTTACAGTGGGTACAAATGTTTACACAATGGCATTGTTCAATCTGGTAATTCTGGGCACAGCCCCCCTAACCTTTAATTAGACAATCTGGTTATCTGCTATTCGGCCCTTTACAGGCTCCTGGTTCGACCTCcttgttgatggcctttcgcaGGCTCCTGGTTCGAACTCCTTGTTGAGGGCCTTTCGCAGGCTCCTGGTTCGATCTTcttgttgatggcctttcgcaGGCTCCCGGCTCGAACTCcttgttgatggcctttcgcaGGCTCCCGGTTCGAACTCcttgttgatggcctttcgcaGGCTCCTGGTTCGAACTCCTTGTTGAGGGCCTTTCGCAGGCTCCTGGTTCGATCTTcttgttgatggcctttcgcaGGCTCCCGGCTCGAACTCcttgttgatggcctttcacaggctcctggTTCGAACTCCTTGTCTGCGATCTCTCGAGGCTACGCGTAGAATCTTTTCAAGTTCTGGATGTTCCACGGTCGTGGTAGACTCCGCCCCTGCATGTCTTGCAACTTATACGTCCCTTTCTTTTTGATTTCCACCACCTTGAACGGCCCTTCCCATGGGGGTTCTAGTTTACCTACATGTTTTGAAACTTCGACTTTTTTAAGCACGAGGTCCCCCACCTGGAGTTGTCTCGGTCGAACTCTTCGACCCTGGCTTCTCATCATTAATCCTTTGTGGTGCAGAATCCTTGCGTACGCCCCATCTCTCCTTTCTTCGATCATGGTGAGATCAAAGCTTCGTTCCTGTTGGTTAGCCTCGGGGTCATACATTGCTACTCTCTGAGATTCTTCCCCGATCTCTGCTGGAATGATAGCCTCCGTTCCATATACTAAGCAGAACGGCGTCTCTCCTGTTGCGGTGCGAGGTGTTGTCCTGTAAGCCCATAAGACCCCCGGTAGTTCCTCAGCCCATGATCCTTTACTGTCTAGCCGTGTTTTCAAATGATGGAGGATTGTTCGGTTGGTCACCTCCGTTTGACCATTGGCTTGCGGGTTCACAACTGCCGTGAAGTGCTGTGCGATCTTGAGCTCCTTGCACCATCCCGTGATCTTCTTCCCTTGAAATTGCGTCCCATTGTCAGAAATTAGTATGCGAGGCAGACCAAACCTGCAGATGATATTTTTCCAAACGAAGTTGATGACTTcattctcatatattttagCGACCGCTTCCGCTTCGACCCATTTGGTGAAATACTCTACCGCCACgatgatgaattttttctgGGCTGGTGCAGGGGGAAAAGGTCCGACGATGTCGATCCCCCATTGGTCGAATGGGCAAGCTATTTTGATCGGCTCCACCGGGGTCGCGGGTTGGTGTATAAGGGATGCGTATTTTTGACAACTTTCACACTTCTTCACTAGCTCTTTGGCGTCCTTTGCCATCGTGGGCCAATAGAATCCCTGACGTATTATTTTCTGTGCCAACGACCTTGCTCCAGAGTGGTTACCACAGCTCCCTTCATGAATTTCTCGCATAACATATAGAGCTCTCTCCTCATCTAAGCACTTCAGGAGAGGTCCATCCACCGTTCGCTTATAGAGCTGTCCTGACAACATAGTGAATCGGGTGGCTCTGAATTTGACTCTCTTAGCGGCAATGGGGTCAAGAGGCAGGGTGCCGTCTTTAAGATATTTGGCAATTTCGTCCTTCCATGATTCAGGTTCTACGACCGTCTGAACCTCCCTTCCGCCTGTGATACTTGGTCGTGCTCGAACCAGAGCCGTGATATTGCGATCTCCAATCCCATCCATGGCGGCCCCGAACTTGGATAAGGCGTCTGCCTTGTCATTTTCTGCTCTTGGGACCTGCAAAACCGAACATctgtcaaattttttcatccattgcTGAGCGATTTCCTTGTAAGCTGTCATGGTTTTCTCTCTCGTCTCATACGTCCCTTCGATCTGCAGAGCGATTAACTGAGAGTCCGTGAACACCTCCAAATCTTGGGCGCCCGCCTGGAAGGCGAGCTCTAGTCCCAGTACGAGCGCCTCGTACTCGGCTTCATTGTTGGTCACGGGGAAGGCCAGGCGAATGGCTGCTTCGATCTCGACTCCCTTCGGCCCCTGTATCCATACTCCGGCCCCTCCACTGTTGGCGTTCGAGGCTCCATCTACGTGTAGCATCCATTTGGAGGTTTGCTCCTCGACCATTCTGGGTAGATCGGGTTCACCTGCTAGCTCTGTCACAAAATCTGCTAGTACTTGCGCTTTTTGGGCCGTCCTAGGTCGATATTCTATGTCATGTTGCCCCAACTCTACCGTCCACTTGATCAATCGACCTGACGCTTCGGGTCGCGACATTATGTGCTTCAAGGGGTAGTTCGTTAGCACGATCACCTTATGCGATTGGAAGTATGGTCGTAGCTTTCGAGCGGTGACCACGAGCGCGAGTGCCAACTTCTCCATCTCCGTATATCTCAATTCGGCCCCTTGGAGCATTTTGCTTACGTAGTAGATGGGGTTCTGTTGACCTCCTTCTTCTCTCACCAACACCGAGCTGACTGCATGTTCCGATACGCCCAGGTAGAGGAACAGTTCTTCGTGTTCCTTCGGGTTCGCTAACAAGGGAGGGGTCGTCAGGTACTTCTTCAGCTCGTGCAAGGCCTTCTCACACTCCTCGTTCCATTCGAAGTTCTTGGGTTTTCTCAGAATCCTGAAAAAAGGGAGACTTTTGTCAGCTGATCGCGAGATAAACCTTCCGAGGGAGGTGATTTTCCCTGTCAACTTCTGGACGTCTTTGATCGTGGCTGGAGAACGCAGATCCATGATGGCTCGAATTTTCTCCGGGTTAGCTTCGATTCCCCGTTCGCTAACCATATATCCTAAAAACTTACCTCCACCTACTTCAAACGTGCATTTGTCCGGGTTGAGTTTCATCCCGTATGATCTCATGATAGCGAACGCCTGGGCGAGATCGGTGAGGTGATCCTGCGACCTCTTGCTTTTTACGAGCATGTCATCCACGTACACCTCCATCGTTTTTCCGAGCAGGTCTCCGAACATCTTGTTAACCAGGCGCTGGTATGTGGCTCCTGCATTCTTTAAACCAAACGGCATCATATTGTAACAAAAGATTCCTTTTTCCGTGATGAACGAAGTCTTGTCCTTGTCCTCCTCCGCCATGTGGATCTGGTGATACCCCTGGTACGCATCCATCATCGAGAACATCTCGTAACCTGCGGTGGAATCCACCATGACATCGATCCGGGGCAACGGGTAGGGATCCTTGGGACACGCCTTGTTCAGATCCGTGAAGTCCACACACATTCGCCATTTCCCTGCGGATTTGGGGACAAGTACCACGTTAGATAGCCAATCGGTGTACTGAATCTCCTCTACATACCCGGCATTGAGCAGCTTGTCCACTTCTTTTCGgatgatttcatttttgtcGCTCCCGAAGGACCTCTTCTTTTGTCGCACGGGTCGCATTGCTGGGTCTGTGTTTAACCTATGCACGATCACCCCAGGGTCGATTCCTGTGAAATCAGACGGACCCCACGCGAACACGTCCATGTTCTCTTTCAGGAATTCAATCATGGCCATTTCCCTCTCCTTCATGCTCGCTCCTATCCTGGTGGTTCTGTCCGGCTCATCAGGAGTGAGCTGGACGACTTTGTACTCCTCAGTGGGCTTTAGGTGCTCCGGCTCGTAGGGCCGAGGTTCAGCGTCTTCTTTCACTCTTCTCTTCTTCGCCTCGGGTTCTCCCTTCAGTGATAGATTGTAGCATTTCCGCGCCTCTTTCCGGTCGCAC encodes:
- the LOC105158875 gene encoding uncharacterized protein LOC105158875, giving the protein MEGSSRRNAGEEETPRKGVGATIQLTPDELQKMIEEASRKAIVEYERRTATPLVKETARRQLFENVEPLRESRIQGGQEHRSKRPASSDAGSSSHSRAKRREPVISRAEVESVGRQIENLNRQIDELKKRGEIVAHNKNSPFSNDILVQVVEPGFLVPDLPRYDGTKDPYEHVAAFDMVMNLYGQPGPIMAKLFATTLTGKAQEWFTNLPRGSIDSHEQMIQKFSFHFASRRKQKRSATHLFTIRQREDETLKSFVGRFNNEMIEIQDLRIDMMVSILIHGLKKGPFASALARDPPGDAEQLMALAQKYIDEEEMNAMKDYERKEREQMYRKPNEAREVGGSRQKQEKQREPKYIPKYHNYTPLPMSREKALMMVENADSGQGRAQEKQVEKPSKSMHAQTTPNNAPTKGVIYTIAGGSSSNSSNRDRKRCARTSNSSRGKEFVLKVEEEEAISFSSSDKPEETGEMNDPIVIRLDIANFTVHKVLVDSGSSADIIFKSVIDKMGLENLRLEPVKTPLVGFGGSEVTSLGMIELPVSIGDEPRRRTTMIKFLVVDTPFAYNVILGRPGLNSIRAVISTYHMKVKFPTDRGVGEVACDRKEARKCYNLSLKGEPEAKKRRVKEDAEPRPYEPEHLKPTEEYKVVQLTPDEPDRTTRIGASMKEREMAMIEFLKENMDVFAWGPSDFTGIDPGVIVHRLNTDPAMRPVRQKKRSFGSDKNEIIRKEVDKLLNAGYVEEIQYTDWLSNVVLVPKSAGKWRMCVDFTDLNKACPKDPYPLPRIDVMVDSTAGYEMFSMMDAYQGYHQIHMAEEDKDKTSFITEKGIFCYNMMPFGLKNAGATYQRLVNKMFGDLLGKTMEVYVDDMLVKSKRSQDHLTDLAQAFAIMRSYGMKLNPDKCTFEVGGGKFLGYMVSERGIEANPEKIRAIMDLRSPATIKDVQKLTGKITSLGRFISRSADKSLPFFRILRKPKNFEWNEECEKALHELKKYLTTPPLLANPKEHEELFLYLGVSEHAVSSVLVREEGGQQNPIYYVSKMLQGAELRYTEMEKLALALVVTARKLRPYFQSHKVIVLTNYPLKHIMSRPEASGRLIKWTVELGQHDIEYRPRTAQKAQVLADFVTELAGEPDLPRMVEEQTSKWMLHVDGASNANSGGAGVWIQGPKGVEIEAAIRLAFPVTNNEAEYEALVLGLELAFQAGAQDLEVFTDSQLIALQIEGTYETREKTMTAYKEIAQQWMKKFDRCSVLQVPRAENDKADALSKFGAAMDGIGDRNITALVRARPSITGGREVQTVVEPESWKDEIAKYLKDGTLPLDPIAAKRVKFRATRFTMLSGQLYKRTVDGPLLKCLDEERALYVMREIHEGSCGNHSGARSLAQKIIRQGFYWPTMAKDAKELVKKCESCQKYASLIHQPATPVEPIKIACPFDQWGIDIVGPFPPAPAQKKFIIVAVEYFTKWVEAEAVAKIYENEVINFVWKNIICRFGLPRILISDNGTQFQGKKITGWCKELKIAQHFTAVVNPQANGQTEVTNRTILHHLKTRLDSKGSWAEELPGVLWAYRTTPRTATGETPFCLVYGTEAIIPAEIGEESQRVAMYDPEANQQERSFDLTMIEERRDGAYARILHHKGLMMRSQGRRVRPRQLQVGDLVLKKVEVSKHVGKLEPPWEGPFKVVEIKKKGTYKLQDMQGRSLPRPWNIQNLKRFYA